A genomic stretch from Sulfurimonas sediminis includes:
- the thrS gene encoding threonine--tRNA ligase — protein MNEIAIKRDGEIIDTQTAKERGFEGEQILLDNSPESLEVLRHSTAHLMAQAIKSLYPDAEFYVGPVVKEGFYYDFKTSAEIGEGDLKKIEKQMLSFAKKKYPIEKYEISMDEAKEKFKDDHLKLEVMKRIPSDTVSIYKQGEFEDLCRGPHLPNIGLIRYFKLTKISGAYLGGDSKNEMLTRIYGIAFATKEALKEHMTMLAEAEKRDHRKLGNEMKLFTFREEVGAGFPIWLPAGGRLRARLESLLFKAHRKRGYEPVRGPEMLRSDLWKTSGHYQNYGENMYFTHIDELEFGVKPMNCVGHIKVYEDELHSYRDLPIKYFEYGVVHRHEASGALHGLFRVREFTQDDAHIFCRADQIEEQIIEVVDFVDKIMSTFEFDYKMMISTKPEKAVGSDEVWEISTQALKNAMDKNELAYEIDEGGGAFYGPKIDIKITDAIGREWQCGTIQLDFNLPERFKLEYNGEENEKIQPVMIHRAILGSFERFIGILTEHYAGEFPMFIAPTQVAIVPVAETHKEYAKLLSDKLIDINADSEIYAKNDSLNKRIRTAEKTRVPMIVVIGDEEIKNKTVAIRDRRTREQYNLSEEEFLKLIQTKINEVNF, from the coding sequence TTGAATGAAATTGCTATAAAAAGAGATGGTGAAATTATAGATACGCAAACAGCAAAAGAGCGCGGTTTTGAGGGCGAACAGATTCTTTTGGATAATTCCCCTGAATCTTTGGAAGTTCTGCGCCACTCAACAGCACACCTAATGGCGCAAGCCATCAAGTCACTCTACCCTGATGCAGAGTTTTATGTCGGACCTGTTGTCAAAGAGGGCTTTTACTATGACTTTAAAACATCTGCTGAAATAGGTGAGGGTGATTTAAAGAAAATTGAAAAGCAGATGCTCTCTTTTGCAAAGAAAAAGTACCCGATAGAGAAGTATGAAATCTCTATGGATGAGGCAAAAGAGAAGTTTAAAGATGACCACTTAAAGCTTGAAGTGATGAAACGTATTCCAAGTGATACGGTAAGTATCTATAAACAGGGAGAATTCGAAGACTTATGCCGTGGGCCACACCTACCAAATATCGGATTGATTCGTTACTTCAAACTGACAAAAATCTCCGGTGCCTATCTTGGTGGAGACTCTAAAAACGAGATGCTTACACGTATATACGGTATAGCATTTGCAACAAAAGAGGCCCTCAAAGAGCATATGACAATGCTGGCAGAGGCTGAAAAACGTGACCACCGTAAGCTTGGCAACGAGATGAAACTTTTTACCTTCCGTGAAGAAGTCGGTGCGGGTTTTCCTATATGGCTGCCTGCAGGAGGACGTTTAAGAGCAAGACTTGAATCACTTCTGTTTAAAGCACACAGAAAACGCGGATACGAGCCTGTACGCGGTCCTGAAATGCTCCGTTCTGATTTATGGAAAACATCAGGGCACTATCAAAACTATGGTGAAAATATGTACTTTACCCATATTGATGAACTGGAATTTGGGGTAAAACCGATGAATTGCGTGGGTCATATTAAAGTATATGAGGATGAACTGCACTCTTATCGTGATTTACCAATTAAGTATTTTGAATACGGTGTTGTACATCGCCATGAAGCAAGCGGGGCTTTACACGGGCTTTTTCGTGTGCGTGAATTTACCCAGGATGATGCCCATATTTTCTGTCGTGCTGATCAGATTGAAGAGCAGATTATCGAAGTGGTTGATTTTGTAGATAAAATCATGTCAACTTTTGAATTTGACTACAAAATGATGATCTCTACAAAACCTGAAAAAGCTGTAGGAAGTGATGAAGTGTGGGAAATTTCTACACAGGCACTCAAAAATGCTATGGACAAAAATGAGCTTGCTTATGAGATAGATGAAGGCGGCGGAGCCTTTTACGGCCCGAAAATTGACATTAAAATTACTGATGCCATCGGACGCGAGTGGCAGTGTGGCACAATTCAGTTGGATTTTAATCTGCCTGAGCGATTTAAGTTGGAGTATAACGGGGAAGAGAATGAAAAAATCCAGCCTGTTATGATTCACCGTGCAATTTTAGGCTCTTTTGAGCGTTTTATCGGGATTTTGACAGAGCATTATGCAGGGGAATTTCCGATGTTTATAGCCCCTACACAGGTAGCAATTGTGCCGGTTGCAGAAACACATAAAGAATATGCTAAGCTTTTATCAGATAAACTTATTGATATTAATGCCGATAGTGAAATCTATGCGAAGAATGATTCTTTAAATAAAAGAATCAGAACTGCAGAAAAAACCCGTGTTCCTATGATAGTAGTCATCGGGGATGAAGAGATTAAAAACAAAACTGTAGCCATTCGTGACAGACGAACTAGAGAGCAGTACAATTTAAGTGAAGAGGAATTCTTGAAGCTTATACAAACTAAAATAAATGAGGTAAATTTTTGA